In Chlorobiota bacterium, the sequence AACCTTGACGACGACGGCAACGGAGCCGTGGACGATTGGCGCGGCGCAAACCTGACGTGGCAGGAGGACAGCACGCTTCCTGGCATCACCAAAGGCTCGGCCCACGGGACCTTCGTTACCGGGTTTGCGGCGGCAGCAACCAACAACAAGATTGGGATTGCCGGGGTTGGAAATCTGTGCCGATTCTTCCCAATCAAAATGGCCAACAACAAAACCGGCGAGCTGACGATGGCCTACGAAGGGATCATCTACGCAGCGCGGCGGGGGTGCAAAGTGATCAACTGCAGTTGGGGTGAGGAAAGCTACTCGCGGGTGCTGCAGGACCTTATCACCAATGTGGTGCAGACGTTCGATTGCGCAATCGTGGCGGGGGGGGGAAACCCGCCGGGATATGGAGCCTACTACCCCGCAGGCTACCGCCATGTGTTGGGTGTTGGGGCGGTGGGGGGGAATGATGTTTACGAAACCACGCTTGGCCCGCATATCGGGGTTTCGGCCCCGGGAGGGTTCTCCACCGGTGAGAACAACACGTACGGTGAGGTTGGCGTTGCCACCTCCTTCTCCGCGCCGAACGCTACCGGAGCGTTGGCGTTGGTGCGCAGCCGCTACCCGGCGCTGACTGCCGATCAAGCCATTGCCCATTTGCGGCTGACGGCCGAGAATATCAACAACAAAAATCCCGACAAAGTTGGCTTGATGGGAACCGGGCGGGTCAATATCCTGCGTGCCTTGACCGAGGACCCGTTCTCCCGCCCGGGAATCATCATTGACTCCGTGTTCCTTACCGACCTGAACGGAATTCCACGCGACAACTTCTCGGTTGGCGAGCAAGGGCTGCTGCGGGTTCGCCTGCGGAACGTGCTGGGGGATGCCAACAACATCCGCATCACCGCCGCAACCATTGGCGACCAGGAGCCAACAATCCAGATTAGCGACGACACCGCGCGCCACGCCCAATTGCTACGCGACGGCGTTGCCGTGGTGGCCGATGGAATCCGCTTCACCGTCACCGCGCCCACCGAGTCCATCGTCCACTTGCGCTTTGCCTACTCCGCCGACGGCGGCTACAGCGATTTTGGTTTCGACCGCCAGATGTTCGCGCGCCCATATTTCAGCACCTCCACCCCGGGCATTGTGGCTTCCATCTCCATCCGTGGGCGGCTGGGCTACCACGATTACCCAAGCAACACCGTGGGCGATGGCTTCCTCTATCAGGGGAAATCGTTGTTGTACGAGGGCGGGTTTATTCTGGCTGGCGACGGGGCAACAATCCTGAGCAACATTCGCGGAAGCGATTCCGAGCCGCGCACGATTGACTTTGGCCCACTGGACCTTCCCACGCTTGCCAACGACTCCACCCTGACGCTGACCGACTCGGTGGTCACCGACGGGCGGAAAATGGGGCTTGAACTGAGGCTGCGGTTCATCAAAAAAGAAGGAATCCAGGATGCGATTGGGATTGAGCTGCGAACCCGAAATCAAAGCGGCAAACGGCTGGACAGCTTGCGCATCGCCACCTTCACCGACTGGGACATCTTCGCATCATCGGGGGGGCAGACCGTCCGTTACGCGCCGGATCCCAGCGGAAAAATCAGCGTCCTTTCCCGCGTGGAAAACGCCAGCGGCTACGGCGTGACCGGGGCAATTGCGGGGAATGTGCAACGCCCAATCTTTTACGCCATTGACAACGATGGCGACACCGTCAACCTCTACAACGGCTTCACCTTCTCGGAAAAATGGCGGACGATTTCCAACGGTGTTGGCTCGGAAAGCGCGGGGCCGGGGGATATCAGCATGGTGTGGGGGAAGGTCGCCACGCTTGACCCGGGCCAGGAGGACACCACGTTGTTCCTGTTTGGCATGACCACGCCAACGCGCCAGGGGAAGCAAGCCATTTACGAGCTTCTTGGAATCCCAACCAGCGTTGCCGATGCCGGGGCGCAGCCCGGGCCGGGGTATCTGGGGCTTGCACGCCCGAACCCGACGGCCCAGGTGTTCGCGCTGCGGGTCAGGACCGCCGGGCCGAACTTCCAGCTGCGCGTGTTCGACAACAACGGCAACGCCGTGGCGGACCTTACCGACCAACTGACGGCCACCGACACCACCATCACGTACGACGCCAGCAGGCTTCCAAGCGGGCGGTATCTTGTGCGGCTTATCAACGGGACCACGGTGACTTCGCAGCAGGTGATGGTGGTGAAGTAGCCGGGGAATCGAATCTTTGCACAGTCTTCTCTTTCAACTTTTTCCTTCCGAATGCCAGAGTATCAACGCCTTGAAATTGAGCGTGCGCAAAGCGCGGGCTTCATCTACCTGAACCGTCCCGAAAAACGGAACGCGTTGGACAGCCTGATGGTCAGCGAACTGCACGACGCTGTTCAGGAATTGGGGGGGGACGATTCCGTCCGCTCGATTGTGATTGCCGGGCGGGGGAAAGCCTTCTGCGCCGGTGCGGACCTTGCCTACTTGCAGCAGCTGGCGCAGTTCACCGCGCTGGATAACATGGCCGATTCCGCTTCGCTTGCACGTACCTTGCGGGCAATCTATGAAGTCCCGAAACCGGTGATTGCTCGCGTGCATGGTCCGGCAATTGCCGGCGGGTGCGGGCTGGCAACCGTGTGTGATATCGTTGTTGCGGTGGAGCAGGCAACCTTTGGTTATACCGAGGTGAAGATTGGATTTATCCCGGCAATCGTCATGGCGTTTCTGGTTCGCAAAAGCCAGCAGATGCAAACCCGCGAACTGCTGTTGAGCGGAAGGATTATCGCCGCAACCGAAGCCTTCCAGCGGGGGCTGGTCACCACGGTGATTCCTGGGAATGGAGAGGAAGCCATTGCCGCGCTGGATGCGCACATCGCCACGTTGACGGCGGAGTTCGCGGCGGCAAGCGGTTCGGCAATCACGCTTACCAAGCAGATGCTGACCGCGCTTGATGGAATGCCCCTAACTTCCGCGCTGGATTATGCCTCGCGAATGAACGCCCTTGCCCGGCTAACCCCCGATTGCCAAGCGGGGATTGCGCAGTTTCTGAACCGCTGAACAAAAGGAAGAATGGGGACCACATTGACACCATCACCAAGCCGCCTCCACGGCAGATTGTTCCTGCTGTTGCTGCCGTTGCTTCTGGGGTTTTGGGGATGCACCCAAACCGCCCCGAACGGCCCGCTTGCCAACCGCCCGCCGGTCACGCATCTTGCCACCGACACGGTGAACAACGTTCTTACCAGCCGCGTCCATCTGAACTGGTATGGCGACGATCCCGACGGCTTCGTTAGGGGCTTCCTTTTCTCCTGGGATCGCGCAAACTGGTATTTCACCCGCCGCAACGACAGCACGTTTTCGCTTCCGCTGCAGGGGGCAAATGGCTTGTTCACGTTCAGCATCGCGGCGGTGGATAACGGGGCTGCGGTCTTCCCCCAGGCCGATACCGCCATCACCGTCCCGTTCGATGATGCCAACAGCAACGGCAGATACGACGATGGAGAGAAGTTCGTGGGGCTTGAGGGCGCAACCGATCCCACGCCGGCAACGCTGGATGTCCCCATCGAGAACAGCCCGCCGGTGGTCTTCTTCGGCGACGACTCCACGCAGGCTTCGCGGCGGCTTGTTCAACTTCCCGACACCACATTCACCGTTGCCACATTCCGCTGGGTGGGGTACGACATTGACGGGGCCGGAACAATCGCCCGCTACGAGTGGGCGCTGAACGATACCGTGGCCAGTGGCGCGTGGCACCCGCTGCCGCCCGGGACAACCACCATCACGCTGCATGAGTTGGATGGAATCCGCCCGAACGATCTGAACCGCTTCTACCTTCGCGCAGTGGACGCTGCCGGGGCCAACAGCAAAACGATTGCAATGCCGGAGAACGACGGCGTGTGGTACGCCAAACGCCCGCGCGGAAGGCTTCTGCTGGTGCGCGATTACACCTTCAGTGATGCTGCGGGATTTTATGCCGGGTTGTTAGATACGTTGGATGGAGGAAGATTGGCAGGGAAATATGATGAGTTCGACATCCGGCGCGGGGCCGCATCCACCGGGGGCTACGGCGCGCTGGTCCCGCCGATTATTGACCCAATGGTGATTGAAACGTTCCGGCTGTTCGATGCCATTATCTGGTATGGTGATGCCTCGCCGACGCTTGCGCTGGCGGCGCAAACGCTGCCGGCCTACACCCGTTCCGGCGGCAAGGTGCTGATGACCACCGCGCTCCCCAGCGTTCTTGATGCCCAAGCCTTCATCACCGATTTTGCCCCCGTTGATTCGGTGGCCACCAACGAGCTGCCGAACCCGCTTCCGGCAACCACCACGCTGGGGCCGGTTCCGCTGCCGGAAGGGGGGGAATATCCACCATTGCAGAAAGGGAGCGGGACAATGTTCGTCCATCCGTTGTATCCGGCCATCACGGCATCGGTGCTGTATCGCCTTCCACTTTCTTCCGCATGGCAGGGTGAGCCGGTGGTTGCCGTGCGGAGCGGGGAGAAGCGGTTCATCCTGGCCAGCGTGCAGCTTCACAAGCTGACCCAGGCCAGCGTTGGGGAGTTCTTGCGCAGGGTGTTGGTGGTGGAGTTCGGGTTGTAGGCCCAATCCTCCCGCGTTACTCCTTACTTCATGTAGCCCTGTTCGGCCAGCCGTTTCCCCGCCATGACGTAGCTCTGCTCATCGTCCGGTGCCCATGTTCCAAGCCCGTCAACATAGCGGTTGAACATACAGAAGGCGGCCGCCACCAGCACGGCATCGTGAAGTTCAAGATCGGTTGCGCCGGCGGCTTTGGCGCGGTCAATATGGGCCGGGGTTACTTCCCGTCCGCTTTTCTGGACTGCGGCGGCAATTGCCAACAAGGCTTTCATTTTTTCGGTGATTGCGGCCTCCTCCGGGTTCCGTTTCACTTCCGCCATCAGCGTGCCGTCGTCCTGCCACAAGCATTGCGCCGCGCCGATGTGGCAGCCGGTGCAGAATCGGCATTGGTTCAGGTGCGAGACGTATCCCGCAATCAATTCGCGCTCGGCAGTGGTTAGGGTGGAGTTCCCCCGAAGGATCGTTTCGGCCAGGAAGTTCAGCGGTTCGGCAGTTTGGGGGCGGTAGGCAAGAAGTCCCGAAATGCCGGGGTACGGGTTGTTGAGTTCGATGTGGGCCATGCAGATGTTGGATGAATGATGAACGGTTGGCACCGGAAGCAGCACCGCTGGCACGGCCAGATTGGGCCGCCTGCTGCTTGCCGCAAAGTACGCAGCCCCAGCTTTTTCGCCACCTCTATTTCTTCTTCCCTTTCCCCTTGCTCCCTTTGCTGGTGCCTCCTTTGGATGCTGCCGGAAAGAGTTTTTTGATTGCTGAATTCTTGCTGGACTGGGCAAGGTCCGCCGCCGATAGCCCATCGTTGGCTTTGATGGAAGGGTCCGCCTTCAGCCGCAGAAGTTCGCGGCAGACAGCTTCGAAGCCTGTGGCCACTGCGTAGTGGAGCGGGGTGCGTCCGGCGGCATCGGCAGCGTTGATTGTGGCCCCGGCCGTGGCCAGCCCGGTAACGGCTGTGGTCAGCCCGGCCGATGCGGCGGTGTGCAGCGGCGTTGCGCCGTTAAGGTCGGCAACGTTCACGGTGGCGTTGTGGGCAACAAGAATCTGAACAACGGAATCGTTGCGGGCATAATGGAGTGCGGTGCGCCCCAGGTTGTCGCGCTCGTTTGGGTTAAATCCTTTATCGGCCACCTGTTGAACTGCCTGCGGGGTATTCGCGGCGGCCCAGTGGAGCGCGGTGTGGCCCGCGTTATCCTTTGCCCCCAGGCCGGCCCCGCGTTCGATAAACCACCCCACCATTGCGGCCGTGCCGGAGCGTGCGGCGCGCAGCAGTGGCGTCATGCCGTTGTGGTCCCGGATTTCCAGCTTCGCCAGCTTCTCATACAGCACCTCTGCTAACCCCGGTCGTCCACGTTCGGCGATGTAGTGGAACGGTGTTGCCCCGGCCGTATCCTGGGCATTCAGGGGGATATCGTAGCGGGTAAGCAGCCGCGCAATTTCCGAGTGGGAGACAAGGTGAAGCGGTGTCATGCCGTTGTTGGCAACCGCGCTGGGGTTGGCATCGTGGTCCAGAAGGTAGCGGGTCATCCCAATCTGCGTGCTTCGGACGGCGTGATGAAGCGGGGTGAACCCTTCGGCATCGCGGTGGTTCACTTCGTCCGGCTGGCGCTTCAGGATGTCCCGAACAGCATCAACATCCTCCTTCT encodes:
- a CDS encoding S8 family peptidase gives rise to the protein MNARPRLLRFSLAGIAFLLIGAIPALAQAPSKSIEVEKKAAPIEKKKADKKATRSAIVAPLPPSAKQQALAVHGSIPDMISGDNVVANAIYVKLRKGWGSSAGSNAGLPASQADADAPSHVAQLIARAGLGEGDATRIPITIPALVQPPAKGGKGNGGAALQRYVRGLQAQEEFSRITEVRYAAAIHPREAARKLMEFPEVEYAEPMILPRLVSPPLSPNDPQIWQQRQLPQMRAYEGWEVWPGDTTMLIGIVDAGIDMFHEDLAPNISENTGEMGKDALGRDKRTNNLDDDGNGAVDDWRGANLTWQEDSTLPGITKGSAHGTFVTGFAAAATNNKIGIAGVGNLCRFFPIKMANNKTGELTMAYEGIIYAARRGCKVINCSWGEESYSRVLQDLITNVVQTFDCAIVAGGGNPPGYGAYYPAGYRHVLGVGAVGGNDVYETTLGPHIGVSAPGGFSTGENNTYGEVGVATSFSAPNATGALALVRSRYPALTADQAIAHLRLTAENINNKNPDKVGLMGTGRVNILRALTEDPFSRPGIIIDSVFLTDLNGIPRDNFSVGEQGLLRVRLRNVLGDANNIRITAATIGDQEPTIQISDDTARHAQLLRDGVAVVADGIRFTVTAPTESIVHLRFAYSADGGYSDFGFDRQMFARPYFSTSTPGIVASISIRGRLGYHDYPSNTVGDGFLYQGKSLLYEGGFILAGDGATILSNIRGSDSEPRTIDFGPLDLPTLANDSTLTLTDSVVTDGRKMGLELRLRFIKKEGIQDAIGIELRTRNQSGKRLDSLRIATFTDWDIFASSGGQTVRYAPDPSGKISVLSRVENASGYGVTGAIAGNVQRPIFYAIDNDGDTVNLYNGFTFSEKWRTISNGVGSESAGPGDISMVWGKVATLDPGQEDTTLFLFGMTTPTRQGKQAIYELLGIPTSVADAGAQPGPGYLGLARPNPTAQVFALRVRTAGPNFQLRVFDNNGNAVADLTDQLTATDTTITYDASRLPSGRYLVRLINGTTVTSQQVMVVK
- a CDS encoding enoyl-CoA hydratase/isomerase family protein is translated as MPEYQRLEIERAQSAGFIYLNRPEKRNALDSLMVSELHDAVQELGGDDSVRSIVIAGRGKAFCAGADLAYLQQLAQFTALDNMADSASLARTLRAIYEVPKPVIARVHGPAIAGGCGLATVCDIVVAVEQATFGYTEVKIGFIPAIVMAFLVRKSQQMQTRELLLSGRIIAATEAFQRGLVTTVIPGNGEEAIAALDAHIATLTAEFAAASGSAITLTKQMLTALDGMPLTSALDYASRMNALARLTPDCQAGIAQFLNR
- a CDS encoding carboxymuconolactone decarboxylase family protein gives rise to the protein MAHIELNNPYPGISGLLAYRPQTAEPLNFLAETILRGNSTLTTAERELIAGYVSHLNQCRFCTGCHIGAAQCLWQDDGTLMAEVKRNPEEAAITEKMKALLAIAAAVQKSGREVTPAHIDRAKAAGATDLELHDAVLVAAAFCMFNRYVDGLGTWAPDDEQSYVMAGKRLAEQGYMK
- a CDS encoding ankyrin repeat domain-containing protein; translated protein: MTATLTAKQNPLLPLCSLLIAMVMTSPQEAFPQPIMDAVKKEDVDAVRDILKRQPDEVNHRDAEGFTPLHHAVRSTQIGMTRYLLDHDANPSAVANNGMTPLHLVSHSEIARLLTRYDIPLNAQDTAGATPFHYIAERGRPGLAEVLYEKLAKLEIRDHNGMTPLLRAARSGTAAMVGWFIERGAGLGAKDNAGHTALHWAAANTPQAVQQVADKGFNPNERDNLGRTALHYARNDSVVQILVAHNATVNVADLNGATPLHTAASAGLTTAVTGLATAGATINAADAAGRTPLHYAVATGFEAVCRELLRLKADPSIKANDGLSAADLAQSSKNSAIKKLFPAASKGGTSKGSKGKGKKK